Part of the Thermodesulfobacteriota bacterium genome, GGTGCGATCTTGCGGGAGTCCAGCCGACCGTCCGCGGCAGGGGGTTGGGGCGTCAGCGGGTGGTCCCCTCCCGGTCGTGAGCCGCCCGCTCGTCGTCAGCCGGCGTTAGACCACCGAACTTCAAGAGAAGAGAGGACGCGTCATGGGAGCAAAAGTCTGGGGACCGCAGATCCTGGTGCGCGCGCTGATGGAGGAGGGGATCCACACCAACTTCGGCATCTCCGGCGGGCACATGAACAGCTTCGACGACTACTGGAGCATGTACGGCAACAAGCTCATCCACTGCCGGCACGAGTCCTCGGCCGGGTTTGCCGCCGAGGCCTACGCCAAGGTGACCGGGAAGATCGGCCTCACCCAGGCGACGGTAGGGCCGGGCGTCGCAAACCTCGTCCCCGCGATCAACCAGGCGTTTTTGAGCAACACGCCCCTCATCTGCATCCTGGGACAGACCCCGTTGGCGGACCGGTACCGAAACCCCTTTCAGCCCCTCGACGGCAAGTCCCTGTATCGGGACATCACCCGGTGGGCCCGTGAGGTCATCGAGCCGAGCACGCTCGCGACGCTCGTGCAGCAGGCGGCCCGGGACTGCATGGGGTATCCGCCGCTCCCCGTAGCACTGGAAGTCCCCCTGAACTTCCTGGAGTTCGCCCCCCAGTCCCTGCACGACCCCATGGGGCAGGCGAACTACCGAATTGACAGAACCCACAAGCGGCCCTGGGAACAGCCCCAACCGGTGCCGAGCGACGACGAGGTCGACGCGATCATCGGGTGGCTCTTGGAAGCCGAGCGACCCGTCGTCGTCATTGGCCACGGGGGACGGTGGCCGGACTGCGGTGCCGCCCTGGCGGAGTTCGTGGGGCTCACCCAGGTTCCCATCCATCAGCGGCGCGTGTGCCGCGGGACGGTGCCCGAGAACCACCCGCTCCACGTCGCCGGAGAGGCGCGGGGGGCCGCGTTCGCCAAGGCTGACCGCTTCCTCACCCTGGGGCTTCGTTTCGACGTGCTCGAGGCCTACGGGCAGTGGGGCAAGGACAAGCGCTTCGTCCAGGTGACGGAGGCGCCCTCGGAGATCTGGCCGGAGATCACCACCGACATCGAGGCGATCGGCAACGTGAACGCGACCCTGCGCAAGCTCAGCCGGCGCATTCGGGAGAGTTATGCCGATCGCTTTCGGGGGAAGACCGCCTGGCGCGACGAGATCCTCGAGATCAAGATCCAGGCCCACGGGAAGATGCTCAAGCGCATGGACGACCTGAAGGGCCGGTACACCCTGCCGAACCAGATCAACCCCGACGTCTCCTCCACGTTGATC contains:
- a CDS encoding thiamine pyrophosphate-binding protein; the encoded protein is MGAKVWGPQILVRALMEEGIHTNFGISGGHMNSFDDYWSMYGNKLIHCRHESSAGFAAEAYAKVTGKIGLTQATVGPGVANLVPAINQAFLSNTPLICILGQTPLADRYRNPFQPLDGKSLYRDITRWAREVIEPSTLATLVQQAARDCMGYPPLPVALEVPLNFLEFAPQSLHDPMGQANYRIDRTHKRPWEQPQPVPSDDEVDAIIGWLLEAERPVVVIGHGGRWPDCGAALAEFVGLTQVPIHQRRVCRGTVPENHPLHVAGEARGAAFAKADRFLTLGLRFDVLEAYGQWGKDKRFVQVTEAPSEIWPEITTDIEAIGNVNATLRKLSRRIRESYADRFRGKTAWRDEILEIKIQAHGKMLKRMDDLKGRYTLPNQINPDVSSTLIAEYLHQAAPETTVILDSFTLSPYMSEKFQAGVTGGVLDAGINGGIGHGIGMGIGAQVGRPGKPVVSIMGDAGMGALGGDIETAVRERLPVVYVVHNNGAWIGGWNAMYGRDWHGAQNPHARDTDNGMGTLDGRTPYAKMYGLIGCHAETVTTHDGIAPALERALHSGKPAVVDLYSDPNSYHTLWDRGTYEGLFFVMLHHLPEELWTGMESFKERTRKIMNALGYPQWPKAPRLFPPFDEKEDFEWVSGPPPKYYKKKEGEGK